Below is a genomic region from Nitrospirota bacterium.
ATGAAGCCGAAGCCTTTGGAATCGTTGAACCACTTTACTGTTCCGTTAGCCATTGTGTACCTCCTTACTTGTTAGTTGAACTTTCAGAAGGGCACAAATAAAAAGGCCACAAAGCTAAAAGTCTTTGTGACCGCGTGGGCTAAAAACTTCTGAAACTCTTTCTATACAATAGCACGTCCCGAGATAATTAGCAACATGAATAATGCGGGGCGGGCAAGAGCTGCCTTTTGTAGCATGCTTATGCCGCAGGTCCCAGGGCATCGTCTGCAATGAACTGCTTCAGTCCTTCCCCATAGGTCTGCCCCGAGAGGAGGAACCCTTCATTGTGGCTGCCGGCGATCCTGAGCATACGCTTCGGCGGCGCAGCCTTCTCGAAAAGCGCGAGGCCGTGCGAGAAAGGGATGACCTCGTCGTGCGGGCTGTGGACGATCAGTTTCGGGCAGGCGATCTTCCCGATCTTGTCGATGGTTGCATACCGGAACTTGGTAATGCGCCTCACCGGCAGCCAGGGGTAGAGCTCGTGCGCCATATCCGCGACCGAAGTAAACGAAGACTCCACGATAAGCGCAGCCGCACGCCTCCTCGTCGCGAGCTCGGCAGCCACCGCACCGCCCAGAGAGCGGCCGAAGAGGACGATCCGCTCCGGCGGCGCCTTCCGCTCGTGTACGAGATAGTCCCAGGCTGCCTCGGCGTCGAGGTACGTACCCTCTTCCGAGGGCCTGCCCTCGCTCTCGCCGTAGCCGCGGTAGTCGAAGATGAGCACGCTCAGGTTCAGGTCGTTGAATATTCTGATCGAGTCGAGCCGGTGCGAGATGTTTCCCGCGTTCCCGTGGCAGAAGAGGAGCACCCCCTGCTCGCTCTTCGCCGGCACATACCATGCCGACAGAGCGACACCGTCCTTTGTCCTCAGGCGCACCTCTGCGTACTCGAGGCCGATAAGGCGGGGCGTCAGCCTGACCTCTCTGGAGGGCATATAGACCATGCTCTCCTGCCTGAGATAGACGAGCAGGATAAGGCCGAGATAGATGACGATGAGCGCCGCAGCGGCTCCGAGCACGATCCGTATCACGATGGGGTCATTGTAGCACACCTCTCCCGCCCCCTTCCCGGGCAGTTCATTTTGCTTAAAATGCTGTATTTTATGATACTATATTCGTTACAGCAGTGCGATCATTATACCCGGGAGGATGGAACATGAAGATAATAGAAGGCGAGCTTCAGGCAAAGGGACTCACGTTCGGCATTGTCGTGAGCAGGTTCAATGATTTCATCACCTCGCGGCTCCTCGACGGTGCTGTCGATGCCCTGGTGCGGCATGGGGCGCAGGAGGAGGATCTCGAGGTGGTGAAGGTCCCTGGCGCGTTCGAGATCCCCCTTGCGGCAAAGCGGATGGCGGCAAAGGGCGCCTATAACGCGATCATATGCCTCGGCACGGTCATCAGGGGAGCGACGCCCCATTTCGAGTATGTCGCCGGCGAGGTCTCGAAGGGCATTGCTGCAGCGTCGCTCGAGACCGGCGTACCGATCGCCTTCGGCGTCATCACCTCCGACACCATCGAGCAGGCGGTGGAACGGGCAGGCACCAAGGCCGGCAACAAGGGATGGGATGCGGCGATCACGGCGATCGAGATGGCGCAGGTGTTCAAGAAGCTATGATTGAAAAGACAGAAGTGATGCTGTTATGAAACGACGGAAGGCCCGTGAATACGCTCTTCAGTTCCTCTATCGGATCGACTTCGTCGACCTGCCGGAGGATGCGGAGCAGCAGAATGTCCTCGCGGGCATGAGGGGGGACCTCCGCGACTTCTGGGAGGATACGGGAGAAAAGGACCAGGAGCTGCGCGTCTTTGCGGAGGACATTATCGCCGGCACCATAGGGCATCTGCGGGAGATCGATAGCGAAGTTCAGCGCGTCGCCGAAAAGTGGAGCCTTTCCCGCATGGCGGCTATCGACAGGAATATACTACGGTTTGCTACCTACGAGCTGCTGTTCAGGAAGGATATCCCGAGCGCAGTGACGATCAACGAGGCGCTCGAGATCGCGAAGAAATACTCGACCGCGGAGTCCGCCTCGTTCATAAACGGCCTTCTCGACCGCATCGCCAGGGAGAGCGAGGGGAGCAAGAAGTAAGAGCTCCATTTTCAGTTATTCGTAGTGAGATATCCAGTAGGGCGAGAGCGGCGGGTCGTCACCCCGCCCGTCGGCGACGAGGCTTTTGAGATAGCCGATATTCTCCGATGCCTTGCTCCGCTCTCCCATGACCAGGTGAGCCACCCCGAGGTTCAGCAATGCCTTTGCATAGTCAGGTTTTATCATGAGCGCCTGGTCGAATGCTTCGAGGGCGGTGGTGTACATCCCGGATTTGAGATAGGTGACCCCGAGATTGTTGTGCGCCTCCGCATAATCGGGCTTGACCGCGATCGCCTTTTTGAAGGCATCGATCGCCTCGGGATACCGGTGGAGCTTGCCGTAAGCTATGCCGAGGCTGTAGTAGACCTCCGCATAATCGGGCTTGACCGCGATCGCCTTTTTGAAGGCATCGATCGCCTCGGGATACCGGTGGAGCTTGCCGTAGGCGACGCCGAGGCTGTAGTAGGCCTTCGCATAGTCGGGCCTGATGACAATGGCGTACTTGAACGCCTCGAGGGCCTCTGAATACCTGCGGAGCTTGCCGTAGGCGACGCCGAGNNNNNNNNNNNNNNNNNNNNNNNNNNNNNNNNNNNNNNNNNNNNNNNNNNNNNNNNNNNNNNNNNNNNNNNNNNNNNNNNNNNNNNNNNNNNNNNNNNNNGCCGTAGGCGACGCCGAGGCTGTAGTAGGCCTTCGCATAGTCGGGCCTGATGACAATGGCGTACTTGAACGCCTCGAGGGCCTCTGAATACCTGCGGAGCTTGCCGTAGGCGACGCCGAGGCTGTAGCAGGCCTTCGCATAGTCGGGCTTGACCGCAAGGGCCGACTTGAATGCCTCTATGGCATCGAAGTACCGGTCCAGCCCGTTGTAGGCGATGCCGAGATTGTAATAGGCCTTCGCATAGTCGGGCTTGATCGCTATCGCGGCATCAAAGGAGTCGATCGCCTCTCTATAGCTTCCGAGAGAGCAGTAGACGTAGCCGAGATTGTAGTGGGCCTCGTAAAAGTCGGGGTAGAGGCGCACCGCCTGCCGGTATGCCGTGATCGCCTTGAGGTGGTCGCCCTTCTCTTCGTAAATATTGCCGAGATTGAAGTGCGCATGGGCATAGTCGGGGTTAAGCTCGACAGCCCGCTCATAGGCTCGCACCGCCTCTGCGCAGAACCCTTGCTTGTCATATGCGATCCCCAGGCAGTAGTACGCTTCGGCATAGTCCTGATCGATATCGACCGCCTGCTGCAATGACGCTATTGCCTCGTCAGTGCGGTCGAGCTTCAGGCAGCAGCTGCCGCTATAGAGACAGGCCCTTGCATAGTCCCTGCTCAGGGGGTGCGCGGTCCTGAACGCTTCGCGCAGCGCCTCGCAGTAAGGGTCTTTCCCGGGCCGGCAGAGCGGGCTCTCGGACGGCAGTTCCTTGGCGACGATCGTCTTGAACGCCTGGAGCGCCTGCTCGAAATCCCCGAGGTCGCAGTAGGCGAATCCGAGGCTGAAGAGCGCCTCGTTCTCCTCGCCCCTGATTCTCTCGTTCATCTCCCCAGTCCCGGAGCTGCAGGCGAGGCAGTGGGCGATGGCGGTAAAGAGCTCTGAGAGGTCGGGGGTTTTGACGATATAGGCGTCCGCCTCGCTGCACTCCTCCCTAAAAGTGCCCATCGTCGAATTGATGATGAAGGGGAGCGCGGGGTAGACCGTTTTAGATGCCTTCAAGAGAGCGGCGCCGCTGAGGTCATCGGGAAAGAAGACGCAGGAAACGACCAGGTGGACTTCGTTCGCAAGCAGATGGGCAAAGGCGCTCCTCGGCGAGGACGAGTGGACCAGCGTTATGCTTTCGCCGAAGGTCTTTTTCAACTCATGCCCGTAAAGCCGGTGAATATAGGCGTCGTCGTCCACGAGGAGGACGACGCTCCTCTTGCCGGTATGGACTCCCCCCTCCCCACGGGCGAGCGGGTGCTCTCTCGGCCCCGCAGGTCCGGGCGGCGCGAGCGGGTCCCGGCTCTGCAGGTTCTGCAGAAGAGGGTTGTTTACGTCAGCTCTCATAGGCGGCTTCCTTTCCCTATCTGCAGCGCAATGCGGGAGCCCCCCCCCGGCACCGCCCCGGCCGACGCCCTGCACTTTCCGGGCGTTCGCCCGTGCGCTGCACGGTTCTGGCTGGGTTTCCCGGTGCGGCCCTCGTTCCGCATGCTTCCCCCTGCAGACCGCCCTTAAGCAGTCGAGGAAGCACTCCGTGTGCCTGAAGCGGCTCTCCTCGAAGAGCCGTTTGAACGACTTCTGGCGAAAACCCGTAACGGTGAGGCGTTTGTTCAGGCTTGCGGAAATCCGCTGAGCCATGCAAAGCACCTGGAAACAGGCGGCGTCGATGGCGGTCACCTTTTCGAGATTGAAGATAAGATGATCGACGCGGTGCAGCGCCCGCATCAGCGCGGTTTTCATCTCGCTGCTGTACTGCTTGGTCAATGCTCCGTCAAAATACAGCAACCCTATGCTTCCCGACTGCTCGAATCCGAACTGTATCATTGTTGCGGCGTCTCCTCTTCCCTGTAAGTAAAAATTCATAACTCATCTGTTCCGGGGTGTCCGGCCCCGGACAGACATCCGGCCTTGACGACAACAGTACTCTGCTGGTGCCTGCGCTGGTATCCGCGCTGGTAGTAGCTCAGACGGCGGAGCGCGGCGATGCTCCACTGCGCTCCCTGTCAGCCAAGATGGTTTACCGCGGACCGCTCCGGGTTGTCCTCACGTATGATGCATTCCTGCGTCAGGACCACCTCTTATAGGTGTCACATTGTTCGAAATGTGTTCCGCAATAGTACATCGCACTCTCTATGTTCTGGCGCGTCATGCCGGCGCACAGCGCACCGTCATAAGGCTCCTGTATGAAGGGGCAGGATCGGTTGATCATCTTAATTTTCTTCTTCCTGGACTCTTTTCCTTTTCTTTTGGCAGTGCTGAAGGTCGGATACATTACCATTGTGTTGAGCATGAAGGTACACCCCTTTATCTAGTGGTATCTATTGTGTTTAAGGCACATATGTAGTATCAAAGTGTGTGCCAAAAAGAGGGATTCTTTATAAAATTTCAGGTTTTAGCATAAAAATAACTACTTATAGAACACTATACTGAAGGTATTGGTGGAGCGCGCGTGCCATTTGTGAGTCGTGGCACAATTGTGTGCCGCGACACAACTGTGTCATGGCACACTTATTTTTTCATAGATAAAGATTCCGGACAAGCCGGAATGCCTGCTGCTTTTTTGCTGGAGACTTTTGGAACATCTAAGAAACGAGCGGGGTAGGGCAGCTTAATTGTAGTCGCGCATGAGGTTGTACTCTTTGATCTTGCGGTAGATCGTCCTTCTGCTTATGCCGAGCAGCCGGGCGGCGCCGGCTTTGTTCCAGGCGGCTTTCTCGAGAGCGTGGAGGATCGCCTTGGGCTCGTCGGTGCCTCCCTCTTCAGCAAGAGCGTGCCTGCTTTCGACGGTGCTCTTGAAGTCCGACGGCAGGTCATTGATGGTAATCGTGGTGCCGCGGCAGAGGATAAAGGCATGCTCGAGCGTGTGCTCGAGCTCCCGTATATTGCCGGGCCAGGTATGCATCAGGAGCATCTGCTGGACCTCGGCCGAGACGGCGACGATCTCTTTATTCAGTTTTTTATTGAATTTTTTCAGAAAAGAAGCGACCAGGAGCGGGATATCCTCCCGCCGCTCCCGAAGAGGAGGCAGCGGGATCTCGACGACCTTCAAACGATAATAGAGGTCTTCCCTGAACTCCCCCCGCTTCACCTTCTCCCGGAGAACCCTGTTCGTAGCCGCGACGACCCGGACATCCACCTTGATCGGGGTCGAGTCGCCCACCCGCTCGAACTCCTTTTCCTGGAGCACCCTGAGCAGGCGGAGCTGCATGCGGGGGGTGATATCGCCGATCTCGTCGAGGAATATCGTGCCGCCGTCCGCTCTCTGGAAGCGGCCGACCTTGTCCCTCACCGCTCCGGTAAACGCCCCTTTGACATGGCCGAAGAGCTCGCTCTCGAGCAGGCTCTCGGAGAGCGCGGAGCAGTTCACCGTTACGAAGGGCTTTGTGCTCCGTCCTCCGCGATAGTGCAGCGCCTCTGCGACGAGCTCTTTTCCGGTGCCGCTCTCGCCGGTGATGAGCACGGTCGTCTGCACATCGGCGAGATCATCGATAAGAGAGTATATCTCCTGCATCTTCCTGCTCTTGCCGACGATGTTATAGAACTGCTGCCGCTCCCTCAGGTTGCGCTCGAGCCCGTCGAGGTGCGTCTGGTCGCGGATGACGACTACGGCCCCCGACAGCAGGCCGTGGGCATCCTTGAGCGGGACCATCGAGATCTCGAGGACCTGCACCCCGCCGTCGTCTCTCTGGCATTCGATGCGGGGCACCTCGACGGGTTTCATCTGAGCAATCGTCTCCTTGAGCGCATCGCAGCACGCAGCCTGCAGGGAGGCCGGCCGGAGTACCAGCATCGCGCCTATCTCGGCGCCGGTGAGAGTGCCGAGGGTCTTCGCCGCCTCGTTGAGCGCGAGGATGCGCCGCTCCGTATCCACGGTGATAATCGCGTCTTTCACGCTCCTGAAGATCGCCTCGAGGTGCGCCCTGTACCGCTCCTTTTCATCAGTGAGCATCTTGTGCTGCAGGGCGAGCCGGGCGACGCTCAGGAGGCGGTCCTGCTTTACCGGCTTGGGGAGATAGTCGAACGCGCCGAAGCGCACGGCCTCCGATGCGGTATCGATGTTCGGATAGCCCGTGATCATAACAACGGGGCAGTTCATTCCCCGCTCTTTGACCTCCCGCAACAGCTCGATCCCGCTCCGGCCGCCCATGAGGATATCGACAAACAGCACGTCGAAGAGGGTATGACTGATGATCCCCATAGCCTCGTCGACGCTCTCGGCGGCGAGGACATTGTATCCCTCCTCGGCAAGGAAGCTTTCGAAGGTGTAGCGTATGCTCTCCTCGTCATCGATGACGAGAATCGTCGGCTTCATGAGACCCATTCCTCGTTTCGGCTTTCCTCGGGCCGCTTTGCGGGCAGGTCGACTACAATGGTCGTCCCCGCATGCTCGGTGCTCTGTATCGTCAACCTGCCGCCATGGTCGCTGATGATGCCGTGGCTTATGCTCAACCCCAGTCCGGTGCCGGTCGGCTTTGTCGAGAAGAAAGGATCCTTGACCTTGTCCAGTATCTCGGCAGGGATTCCGGGTCCCTGGTCACGGAGGGATATCCGGACAAAGGGGACACCGTCTGCAATGAAGCTCTCCCCGGTTATCTCGAGCGCCTTGTCCTCATGCTTCCCCGGAAACCGCGTATTCAGGGCGTATTGAGCATTGCTGATGATGTTCAGGAACACCTGCTGTATCTGCTGGGTGTTGGCGATAACCGGCGGCAGGTTGTCGGCAAAGCTCACCGTAAGCGCGATGCCGTCCTTCCTGAGCTGCGCCTCGGTCAGGGCCAGGGTATCGGCGCATATCTCCTTGAGGTGCGCTGCGGCCTTCTGCTCCTTATGATCCCGCGCAAACGAGAGCAGGCTCCTGACGATGGTCGCGATGCGATCGCCCTCTTTGATGATCCTCGCGGCGATGTCGTGCTCTTTGCTCTCTTTGGGGCTCTTGTTGGCCAGCAGCTGCGCATAATTGATGATGCCGTTGATGGGGTTGTTGATCTCGTGGGCCACCCCTGCGGCGAGCTTGCCGATGGAGGCGAGGTGGTCGGACCTCATCACTTCCGCCTGGAGGACCATCCGTTCGGTGGTATCGCTGGCGATGGTGATGACATTGACCACGCTGCCGCCTTCATCCTTGATGGGGAACGCCCGGGAATCGAAGACTCTTCCGTTCGGGAGGGTTATCTGCCTGCGCTCCTCCCTGCCCGAGGCCAGGCAGCGCAGCACATGGCAGTCGTCGCAGGGCGCCGGCAGGTTGTGCCACAAGGTATGGCAGTACTGGCCGGTGAGGCCCGCGATCTCTTCTCCGAGCAGGAGCGCGGCCCCCTTGTTCGACCAGAGCGTCTTGAGGTCGGGGGAGAGCAGCAGTATGGCGTCGGGAATCGCATCGAGCAGGGTATTGAACTCCTGCGAGAGTCTCCTGAATTTCTTCTCGCTCTCCCTGAGCGCCTCCTCGGCGCGGATGCGGTCGGTGACGTTCACCATGTTGAGGACCAGGCCCGAGACATTGCCGTCCCTCTCCTTGACCGGGCTCAGGCTCCAGTCCCAGTATTCCTTTTTCCTGCGATACCCCCTCAGGTATTTGAACGGCTCCCCGTAAACGACAAAGGGCTCGCCGGTCTCGATGACGCCCCTGAAGATATCCTCGTGCCTTTTATTGGGGAAGAGAGCGAAGTGGTTCTTCCCCACGAAGAACTCGGGGTCGTGCTGCTCCGCCTCGGCGTACGACCGGTTGACCCGGATAAAGTTGAACTGGGCGTCCATGTAGGCGATCAGCACGTTGATGCTCGAGAAGACTCTCTCGAGGAGCTTGTTGGCTTTCTTGAGCTCCCGTTCAGCACGGGCGCGCTCCATAATCTCCCGGCCGAGATACTCGTTGGCGGTCTTCAGCTCCTTCGTACGCTCGTCAACGAGCTCTTCCAGGTGGTCGCGATGCCGCAGCAGCTCCTGCATCAGCTGCTCGAGCTCGACCTTCTGCTCCTGCAGCCGCCGGTTCGCTTCCTGCAGCTCTTTTGCATACAGGCGATCATGCGGCGACCGCTCTTTAGGCATGCTCTCGTCGTGAAGCTGTTTCTGTTCTGCTTGTTTGCGGGCCCGGGCGGCGCCGGGTGACTCAGGCTTCGTCGCTTTCATTACGCTGTCCTGTCTTCAGAGAGCGCCGCCTGGCGGTGCTGCATAGATGCGGAACCATAGGGCACGTTTAAATTATAGAGCATATGGAACGAAGATTCATTCTCTATTTTGGCCTTATGCTGTTCCCGTCTTTTGCCTGATGAGCAGGGCTTCTCGTGCTCCCCCCGGCGGCTGTTCAAAAGGGAGAGGCGCCTCGTGTGGAAAACGGAGGGGGTCTGTCCTGTGCGCCTAGCCGTTCTGCCGGAAAGCCCGGCCGGTCAGCTCGGCCATGAGGGACTTGACGGGCACGATACGGTCGACCCTCCATGCGTTGGTCCCTACGGTATACAGCGGTTCCTCTTTATCGGGATTGTACCCTGCGGAGCTGAGCAGCCCGTTGCAGATGCAGAAGTGGTGCTCGTTGCTCTCCTTCGCCGGGCAGACGGAGAACTTCCCCTCTTTATCTTTGAGGAGCACATAGCCTTTGTCGCACTTCGGTTGCCGCAGGCGCTTCAGCGCCGATACATACATCGGAGATTGTTGAATGATCCTGAAGGGCATGCCGCAGGGAGAGCCGGGATCGTAGGCGACCATGATATCCCTTTCCTGCGCAGCAACGACAGCCTGCTTGTAGGGCTCCGAGGCGGAGCTCTCTTCAGTGGTGAGGAAGCGCGTCCCCATCTGGACGCCGTCGGCGCCCATCGCCATGAAGCGCACGATATCCTCGTGGGTATAAATACCCCCTGCCACGATGACCGGGAGGTCGCCGTACCGCTTCGCCATATCCTTGACCGGGGGCAGAAGATTCTCGAGCCTGTTTGCCTCGAGGTCAATCTGGTCTATTTTGAATCCGAGATGGCCTCCGGCGAGCGGCCCCTCGAGGACAGCGGCGTCGGGCCGGTAGCCGAGCTTCTCCCACTTCTTGCAGATGAGCTCGAGCGCCCTGGCAGAAGAGACGATGGGGATCAGGGCGGTGTCTTTCGGCGGCTGGATGGCGGGCAGGCCGAGCGGCAGGCCCGCTCCCGAGATGATGGCGTCCGCACCGGCATCGAGCGCTCCCCGCACTGAATCGACATAGTCCCGCACGAGGGCGACCATGATATTGATTCCGGCGAACCCCCTGGACTCCTTCGCCCGGGACACCTCTTCGTAAGCTGCTTCATAGGTGGTGTATTTCTTCCCGGTCCTCTTCGAGACGAGGCGGTCGAGACAGGCGCTCGAGACGATACCGAGTCCTCCCTCACGTGCCACTGCGCCGGCGAGCGGAGAGAGCGAAACGCCGACACCCATCCCTCCCTGGACGATGGGTACGGTTATCCTTTTACCCTTGATGAGCAGCGGCTGCAACACAACTTCCGATCCCGACAATGATAACTCCTCCGGCTCCCGGTACCAGGTAATGCCTGGAAATTAAAAGAGGTTTATATTTACTTATTGTACCTTATTTTGGCAAGAGAAATGTTTTAATCATGCTATAAATCAGGTATTGCAGAGGGTGCGACGTGGCCCTGTTGAAAAAACCGGTGAGCCGTGGAGGATTCGAACCTCCGCCCCGCTGATTAAGAGAAGTGTTCAAGGCTGGACCAAGGGGCTTGAAAATGCCGAGATAATTTCATATTAACAAAGACTTGCTTACGTAAACAATTGTTTATAATTTATCAACAATGGCCTACTTTTGTCATAGATTTATGACGATTTTATGACAGTCTTCCTTTCTAATTTCCCTCTTCCCAAATATTAACAAATTTGTTATATTATCATATGTGGACGGTTCAGTATGATGAGCGTCTTGAGGAGTGGTTTAGCACTATCTCAGCGGATATTAAGGCCAAGATACTGAGAATTGTCGACATGCTTGTCACCTGCGGGCCGCTCAATGTGCGAGAGCCGTATGTCAGGCATATAGAAGGGCACAAGAAATTATTTGAGATTAGGGCAAAAGGAAAGGACGGGATCGCAAGGGTTTTCTACTTTACTGCCTCAGGGCAAAGGATCATTCTGCTGCATGGTTTTACAAAGAAGACCATGAGAACGCCTAAAAAAGAAATTGATATAGCGATGAAGAGAATGCAGGAGGTACTCCATGGCTAAATTGAAGGATTTTAAAAAATTAAAAGAGGAATGGCTTAAGAACCCCGCAGTCAAAAAAGAATATGATGCTCTGAGCACGGAATTTCAGATAGCAGAGGAAGTGCTCAAGGCGAGAGTGAAGGCTCATATGACCCAAGCCGCACTCGCCAAGAAGATCGGAACGAAATCCACTGCCATCTCAAGGCTGGAATCTCCGAACTATGGGAAGGCATCTATTTCTATGCTGAAGAAGGTAGCGAAAGCCCTGGGCTGCGAGCTGCAGATACGGCTTGTGCCAAAAGGCCGGTAAGTACGAAGATGGCCGTCAGACGTATTCGTTGGGCAACTCCTAAAGTCCGGCAAAGAGCGCCCAGTCGGGGATTGCCCATATGTTCTCTCTGATGCTCTTGAGCTCCTTGCCGTGGTACACAATAATTCCAAGAGGAGCTGCCTTCTTGTTCTCCTTCATAAATGACTCCAGAGCACGGCCATCTGCATAGGTTATCCTGTCCGAGGACTTCACTTCGATCGGCAGCAGAGTTTTTTCTCCGGCAAGAAGAAAGTCAATCTCCATTCCGGCGCTCGTCCGGTAGAAAAACAGATCAGGCTCCACAGGCTGCAGCTGCTTCCACTTGACAAGCTCGGAAAATACCCAGCTTTCATAGGAAGCGCCGGAGCTGACGGTCATCTCTCCCAGAATCGCCTTGTTGAGACCGAGGTCGGGGAAATAGATCTTGGGACTCTTGATGAGACGTTTGCCGATATTTTCATGATAGGGCTGCAGTAAATGGCATTGGAAGGTCATGGAAAGCAGGTTGATGTATCGTTTTACCGTATTGACTGCCAGGGATGCATCCCGTGCCACCTCGCTGATCGAGAGTATCTGCCCGGTACGTGCACAGAGCAGTTTTTGTACGAGGACGAAGGTATCGATGTTGCCAACCTGCCCGACATCAGCGATATCCCGTTCTATATAGGTCTTTCGGTAATCTTTCAGCCAATTAAGCTTGTCCGTTTTCTCTTTTCTGTGCCATACAGAAGGGTATCCTCCCCACTGCTGATGCTCATCCCGCGTCTGCGCGACTGCACGGAGCTTTCCGGGCGAAAGAATAGTGAACCGGTCGATGTCCTTCCGGGGCAATCTGCGGCCCTCCCAGATCGTGGAGAGGAGAGGGGTACCGGCACCGTCCACTACTTCGTGAAGAGAGAAGGGATAAAGATGCAGTAGCCCGATCCTGCCGGCAAGGGATTCTTTGACGGTATTGAGGAGGGTCAGTTGCGAAGACCCGGTAAGTATAAAGGTGGTCCTCTTTTTCCCTCCCTTTCTTCTTTGTGCATCTACCACATATTTCAGCGGATCGAAGAGAGCCGGGATTTTCTGTACTTCGTCGAGGATGACCAATGGTGTGTCTATCGATTCCAGGATCGAGATTGCAGCATGTTGAAATCGCAGCCGTTCGTCAGGGTCATCAAAGGAGATATAGGTGTAATCGAGACCTGTAGCCTTTGGAATCAGGATCTCGCAGAGCGTCGTTTTTCCCGTTTGGCGGGCTCCGGTAAGGACAAGGGCCTGCTCCTGCTTTAGCCTTTTCAGGAGAAGGTTAACGATGTCACGGCTGATAATATCCATGCGCTATTATTTCATAGTAAATGCAAAATTACAAGGTAGATATGCACCTTGGCTGAAAACTAGCCAAGAAAGGATGGGGAACCGGTTTCCAGTAATCGGCATTGAAGATGACCCATCAATAGTAACATGCCGTTTTCAGAATGAGCTCCCAGAGGTATGGCATACAGCAGATGCACGAACGCAAGCCTGACCCTCTGCGCCTACTTATGCTTATACGTTCTGTCTATTCAAAGAGCCGGGATAAAGGCGTCTTGCAAAGCCCCTCATTTGTAGTGTATTGTAATACAGGAGGTGTGCTATGAGAACAGTGTTGTCAGTAAGCCTGCCGGAAAACATATCAGAGGAGCTCGATAGATTTGCAAAAGCTACGGGGCGGAATAAGAGCGACATAGTGAAGGAGTCCCTGAGTTTGTTTCTCTGGGAGATGAAGCTCAGGGCAGTGCAGAAAAAGCTCGGCCCGAAAGCAAAAAAACTTGGCCTTATCAGTGAAGAGGATGTGTTCAAGGCAATATCATGATTGCCGTATTTGATACGAACGTTCTCATTGCGGCAATTATCACTGAAGGGATCTGCTCGAAATTATTGCACAGGGCGCGCGCCGGAGAATTTACACTTGTCTCGTGCCCATTCATTGTGACGGAACTTCGGCGCATACTCTCAAAGAAATTTCGCCTTCCCCATGAAGAAGTCGCCTCGGCACTAGACCCCATCAATGAGGCGATCAGTCAAATTATCGAGCACAATCTCAAAATTACGAATATTTGCCGTGATGCCGATGATGACAACATTATCGCCTGTGCGTTGGCGGTGAAGGCTGATTATCTTGTGACAGGAGACGCTGATCTGCTGGAGTTAAAAAGCTGTCAGGATGTTAGAATTGTAACCCCAAGGGACTTTGAATCGTTATTTGTGTAATAGCGGGCTTAGCCAGACACATCCCATTTCTGCAATTCTTCAAATTGCTTACACCACCTCA
It encodes:
- a CDS encoding tetratricopeptide repeat protein; this encodes MIQFGFEQSGSIGLLYFDGALTKQYSSEMKTALMRALHRVDHLIFNLEKVTAIDAACFQVLCMAQRISASLNKRLTVTGFRQKSFKRLFEESRFRHTECFLDCLRAVCRGKHAERGPHRETQPEPCSARANARKVQGVGRGGAGGGLPHCAADRERKPPMRADVNNPLLQNLQSRDPLAPPGPAGPREHPLARGEGGVHTGKRSVVLLVDDDAYIHRLYGHELKKTFGESITLVHSSSPRSAFAHLLANEVHLVVSCVFFPDDLSGAALLKASKTVYPALPFIINSTMGTFREECSEADAYIVKTPDLSELFTAIAHCLACSSGTGEMNERIRGEENEALFSLGFAYCDLGDFEQALQAFKTIVAKELPSESPLCRPGKDPYCEALREAFRTAHPLSRDYARACLYSGSCCLKLDRTDEAIASLQQAVDIDQDYAEAYYCLGIAYDKQGFCAEAVRAYERAVELNPDYAHAHFNLGNIYEEKGDHLKAITAYRQAVRLYPDFYEAHYNLGYVYCSLGSYREAIDSFDAAIAIKPDYAKAYYNLGIAYNGLDRYFDAIEAFKSALAVKPDYAKACYSLGVAYGKLRRYSEALEAFKYAIVIRPDYAKAYYSLGVAYG
- the ribE gene encoding 6,7-dimethyl-8-ribityllumazine synthase — protein: MKIIEGELQAKGLTFGIVVSRFNDFITSRLLDGAVDALVRHGAQEEDLEVVKVPGAFEIPLAAKRMAAKGAYNAIICLGTVIRGATPHFEYVAGEVSKGIAAASLETGVPIAFGVITSDTIEQAVERAGTKAGNKGWDAAITAIEMAQVFKKL
- a CDS encoding sigma-54-dependent Fis family transcriptional regulator; translation: MKPTILVIDDEESIRYTFESFLAEEGYNVLAAESVDEAMGIISHTLFDVLFVDILMGGRSGIELLREVKERGMNCPVVMITGYPNIDTASEAVRFGAFDYLPKPVKQDRLLSVARLALQHKMLTDEKERYRAHLEAIFRSVKDAIITVDTERRILALNEAAKTLGTLTGAEIGAMLVLRPASLQAACCDALKETIAQMKPVEVPRIECQRDDGGVQVLEISMVPLKDAHGLLSGAVVVIRDQTHLDGLERNLRERQQFYNIVGKSRKMQEIYSLIDDLADVQTTVLITGESGTGKELVAEALHYRGGRSTKPFVTVNCSALSESLLESELFGHVKGAFTGAVRDKVGRFQRADGGTIFLDEIGDITPRMQLRLLRVLQEKEFERVGDSTPIKVDVRVVAATNRVLREKVKRGEFREDLYYRLKVVEIPLPPLRERREDIPLLVASFLKKFNKKLNKEIVAVSAEVQQMLLMHTWPGNIRELEHTLEHAFILCRGTTITINDLPSDFKSTVESRHALAEEGGTDEPKAILHALEKAAWNKAGAARLLGISRRTIYRKIKEYNLMRDYN
- a CDS encoding alpha/beta hydrolase, which translates into the protein MCYNDPIVIRIVLGAAAALIVIYLGLILLVYLRQESMVYMPSREVRLTPRLIGLEYAEVRLRTKDGVALSAWYVPAKSEQGVLLFCHGNAGNISHRLDSIRIFNDLNLSVLIFDYRGYGESEGRPSEEGTYLDAEAAWDYLVHERKAPPERIVLFGRSLGGAVAAELATRRRAAALIVESSFTSVADMAHELYPWLPVRRITKFRYATIDKIGKIACPKLIVHSPHDEVIPFSHGLALFEKAAPPKRMLRIAGSHNEGFLLSGQTYGEGLKQFIADDALGPAA
- the nusB gene encoding transcription antitermination factor NusB, with amino-acid sequence MKRRKAREYALQFLYRIDFVDLPEDAEQQNVLAGMRGDLRDFWEDTGEKDQELRVFAEDIIAGTIGHLREIDSEVQRVAEKWSLSRMAAIDRNILRFATYELLFRKDIPSAVTINEALEIAKKYSTAESASFINGLLDRIARESEGSKK
- a CDS encoding tetratricopeptide repeat protein, whose translation is LGVAYGKLRRYSEALEAFKYAIVIRPDYAKAYYSLGVAYGKLHRYPEAIDAFKKAIAVKPDYAEVYYSLGIAYGKLHRYPEAIDAFKKAIAVKPDYAEAHNNLGVTYLKSGMYTTALEAFDQALMIKPDYAKALLNLGVAHLVMGERSKASENIGYLKSLVADGRGDDPPLSPYWISHYE